TGTGAAATCAGCAGTGGCAGCGCGGACAAAGAATAGTGCACAGACTTTGTGTGGTCTTTGTGAGGTCTGTCACAACTGTCAAACCAAGTTTAAAATGACCATGGACAGGGCATAATATTTAGTCTATCATCACCATTTTAAAACCAGTGTTAATAATAAGGGACTGCTTTTGAATTTAGACTGCGGATATGAAATATAGTTTAAAAGTGATCCATATTTTGTCAGGATTACATTTAAGGCCCAAATTAAGATGTCAAGACAGAGAAGAATAATGACCAAGTCTTCATAACGCAGCCAGGCTCTCCGCAGTTTATCACAGACACTCGTACCTCATGGTATTATGGACTCTACAGTATTTTCTGTGGTATTTCATGTAACACAAGGCTGTAAAGTTAATGTGCTGTAGGATGCTGAAACATTATAGATAATTTAAAATTTAAGAGGCACATTTAAACCCATATTAGGAGAGATATAATATTGACCTCCGATCACCTAGATCTGAATGCATCTAACTAAATTGGTCATAATCAGACCCACTATGAtaactttcactttcaacaGGAGCCGATGAGTCTTTTAAGTGATGTTATGAAGCCTAACCACAAGATTTATCCTGCACATGACTCATGTCAAAACAGAAtcaatacatgtatttaaattatattaaatgttCTCCTAAACTTACAGTGACAGTAACAGACCAAGAGTCTTTTTCGTAAGGGAGTGGGATGTCAATAAATTATCACTTCTGCACATCTTATccacaaatataaaacaactgtATTTACAGAGAGAGCAGTAGAGAATAGATAAAGGAGACGGGGTCAAGTCATCACTGTTGGTTCTTTGTGTGAGACGATGCGGAGAACATAATTGCTTCTTCACTCCACTTATTGTTCTGTAAACACAGTTCATGTCGGTTTGTCTGTGCACAAGAGTTCATCTAACAAATTCAGCTGTTGCGTGTAGAATTGCATTGAAAAATAGGCAATTGGCTTGTTGCATCCTTGGTGCTTATTTTGGGTTACACTGGTCCACATCAGGTTTGCTTGCTCTTGTTTCTGCTTAATCATATTTTACCACAATTTCAAAAACAAGTCTGGCCTGAAGAAAATATGCATTACTTCTTCATGAAGTTCTTGAGAGAGAACAGGTTATTCCCTATCCCGTACACATACGGACTGATGGATGTATAAGAAGTTGAGATGAAGAACTCCATTTCAGACCAAAAAGGGAAGTCAGTGGGGCTAAAAGTCAGCTGGAAGATCAGGTAGAGAGTCCAGTCTACCTGGAACAACCCCATGGCCGCCAGCACAGCTATAGTGCTTCGCTGGAGCCTCGGACCTCTGCTCTTCCTGCCGAACTGGCTTGACCCGCTCACGCTCACCGCTGGCGTCACTGTCTTCCTCTGGCTCAGCAGCACTGTGATGATGAGGCAGCCGGTGACTGTGACGATGATCAGAGGCAGCAGGTTGCACACCAGGATGAACAGGTATTTGTAGAAGCCGTTGGCTATGGGACAATCATTCTTATTACACTGAAAGAAGTCTGGAGGGCAGCCACTGTTGCTTCTTGTACCGTTTTCCGCAAGGCCTTCAAGGCTTATGACATAAACGGGGAGACTCAGTAGTGTGGAGAATATCACGCAAACCCCACTCACCATCCAGGCTGACCTGAGGCTGTCCAGGTAGATTGGGAGGTTGACCCTCTTGTAGGCATCTCTCAGCTTCTGGTAGCGGAAGATGCTGATGAGGACGGTGAAGAGGATGCTGGTAATTTCCCCAAACACAGTCAGGAACTTGAGTGTGCGACACGACCAAGTATCAGTGGCGGTGGAGGAAGTCCGGAGGATAATAATGTCATAGATGTTCACGATGAGAATTTCCTCCAAGTTAGACACAGCCAGTCCCAAGAGAAACAACTCAAAGGATTTAACGCGGGAGAACTTGGTCTGAATGATGGAGAGGATAAGGAATACATTACCCACAAGTCCTATGCAAGAAACAAAGATCCTTAAGCCCAGCAGGTTGACAGAGAAACCAATCATTATTGTAAACAAGCTGGATCACACGAAATATCTTGCTTCTTGCCACAGAAGTAGGCAGAGATATGACTTTCCAGCATGGAACGAAGTTGCAGCACCACCGACCACACACCCTTGTTGTCAAGTTCTCAAAGGTGGCAAGAATGTAGATTGGTGATTGGCTGTGCTCATTatagagaaagacaaacaagaggATGCTGGAAACATCGAAGGCTGGGAATCATTAAAGTTTTACCTCTGAGCTTCATCTTGAGACCAGCACATGGGTCTGATTTAAAGCAGTGACATGTCTCCCCACTGGCTGACACCACCAAATACAATTCCTGCAAGAGGTCTAATTGGCATGCAATATTTTGACTTACAATACACTGCTATGACACATCAAAAAATCAACTAAATGGCGTCTTTCTTAACATCTCCCCTATCGCCCATTTGTTAGCAAGTAATGTTTCTCCACCCATTAATTAGAGGTTTAAAAAACTTTGAGGGGATATGTCAAAGCTCTTGTTACCGCTTCAGGAAATTAAAAGACATGTAATTGTGATATTGAAATAGAAATAACAGTGATATAAATGGCCGTGAGCTTTTGACCTTTAGAAACTCAGCAGTGGTTTCATAATTTACCAGTATTATTTTCAGTTGTGTCTCTAAACACAACGTACTGGTGGAAACTTCCTGTTACTTGCGTACTGAGAATCTGAGAGAAGTCCTTGCAAATGTGGTCTTTTTGGCAAACCAGTAAAAGGACAAAATATTTTACTATCTTATCTCTTTCACTTAACCAGGGTAGTTAacttttaatgtaaataattgAAATATCAACATAGAGAATATGTGTCAGggtctgtgtgcgtgtggaggtggacaaacagaaaagaagacatAATGGGACGGGAGCTTCTGGACCCTGCTGTTCACACAGGACCAGTTCATGTTCCAGcttgtctcttttcctctcttagTGCGCTGTCTAGTTAGCAGACGTTCTCTTCAATCAAGCCCTGCATCCTGATTCAGCTTAATTGTGaatcccagtgtgtgtgtgtgtgtaattaagAATAAGCCCTACACTGGCAGTAAATGGGTAAACTAAGTGTTGCGTAATGAGCCTGGACAGCTTAGGAAGTTGTAGTCCTTTCTCACCATCCAATAATTATCATTCAGAGACCTgatcatttctgtcatttacgagtgattttattatttctttccaTTACTGTGCAACATAGTAAATTTGATTGCTGCCAggcttgtgttttatatgtgatTCTTTTTTATTGTGACTCCAACCTAATGTAAAATCATTGCTGTTTCGGTCTAATACGGTGAGATATAGTTGGGGGTTTCCACTAATCACAATCTGATGCCTTCCTTATTTTGTATACACACTCACTGGACTGTGTCTTGTGGAAAACCCCAGCTATAACCCCCCTAATTAGACTGAAATGACATAGATTTTAGCTTTGGGTTTGCACCACAAAAAATGATTTTAGGCGTTAGCACATAAaccacagccatgctaacaaCTTTGTGAAGCTATAGGCACAGCAatgctttgagccaaatgctaacatgcgcacaatggcaatgctaacatgctaatgctcagaagcaggtataatgttcaccatgttgaCCATCTTAATttatcatgttagcatgttagctgaggctcatgggaatgAATGAcaatagttttgcaggtatttggtcacaaaccaaagtacgGAACTAATTACAATTTTGATTCTGATGTTGCAGCTAATGAATTTTAAggttgttacaattcatcctgaggggggctTGATTGTAttcaccaaatttcatggcaatccactcaatagttgtcgagattcaaaaccacaaatgtcaacctcatggtggcgccagagaaaaagtcagggtaTTACCATAATCAGGAGAAGTCATCCTTTGGGGACCATGGATGTGTGAACAGAATTTGTTGAGAAATGACTGATCAACCTACTGACATTGCcatgctgctagtgtggctaataaaatgtacttaaaggcCCTACACACCTATGGTTCACCCACACAGCTATTGCCACTTATTGCCTGATTGGACCTCTTCTCAGGTGGGCGGGTACAGCCTGTGATGGATTGACACCTCTCTGACCCTCCTACTAGTTTTGTGGCAACTGCTGGGTGGGAAAATTACACTTGTGTCATTCTTATTGGATCATGTAGTTTGGTGACCTCATGTAATTCCATCGTCACTTCGCCCgacttcaacctgagcagagaaTCTAAtcagaataagtgaaaacacctgcgTGGGTGCGAGGgcttgtaaaaatgtaaaagctgcCTGAGAGCAGTGACACTGAGGAAGGGACAGGAGAAATGGACGCTTCATTGGAGATCACATAATGATCTGTTTCTACAGCTGATGCAGCAGACATGTGGGATGAGTGAGTCCGAGGGGCTGAACATGCTTAAAGCATTAGATTTGTATTTGCGATGTGTGgaacaaaatatgaacacacCTATGCGGAAATGACATTTGTAAACAAAATTCAGTCCTTAGTTTTGATTGGTTGAGTTACAGGTACATGATGTTAAGTATCCCGAAAAATGAAATAATCCCTTTTCacggaagacattttgacatgtcacagttgaaaaatcaggggtgtaaataataaaataaatggcaCTTGAaaagaacagagccatcattaatgttattattaacatgtgtgcttttcctactgtgacaagtcaaaatgtctcctgCCTATTCTGTATGTCATTCTTAAATGTTCTCTTTATTAAATTCTTGTATGGAAGTGGAGAGTTGGACTTGGAGAAATTGGGACTTAGGACTCAACTTGGACTTGAGCCACGGCACCTCGGCTACAACAAAATGTCATCTAAATGTTAATATGCGGGAGCTGCAGCAATCACAACGCATCACTCGACAATCACTTTGTTAAGCTGCTGTTACTTGGTGAAAGGATTACATTTAATTACCAGTTTGTCAAAATAAATTGTGTTCGACATTCATGGTGAACTGTTAGCTGTTTAAAAATCACTTGTCTGTGGAGTTAATTAAGGGTGTGAAATGGAGTTTATAGAGGagactgaaaaactgaaatgcatGGTTGATTTGgagtgtgagaggaaaaaaatcctgTCCTGTGGTTTCAGACCtctactttttccaccactcGCACAGCGACAGACAAACCTTTGTTACCCAAGTGAAAAGCTTTGACTTAgttcaaaaaatatatatatatagatattttatttttattttggaaacaaCAGACTTTGAGAGAACCACTCATACAACAT
The DNA window shown above is from Enoplosus armatus isolate fEnoArm2 chromosome 19, fEnoArm2.hap1, whole genome shotgun sequence and carries:
- the ora6 gene encoding gonadotropin-releasing hormone receptor produces the protein MIGFSVNLLGLRIFVSCIGLVGNVFLILSIIQTKFSRVKSFELFLLGLAVSNLEEILIVNIYDIIILRTSSTATDTWSCRTLKFLTVFGEITSILFTVLISIFRYQKLRDAYKRVNLPIYLDSLRSAWMVSGVCVIFSTLLSLPVYVISLEGLAENGTRSNSGCPPDFFQCNKNDCPIANGFYKYLFILVCNLLPLIIVTVTGCLIITVLLSQRKTVTPAVSVSGSSQFGRKSRGPRLQRSTIAVLAAMGLFQVDWTLYLIFQLTFSPTDFPFWSEMEFFISTSYTSISPYVYGIGNNLFSLKNFMKK